In Kogia breviceps isolate mKogBre1 unplaced genomic scaffold, mKogBre1 haplotype 1 scaffold_338, whole genome shotgun sequence, the genomic window CAAGCGACTCCTCCACGTCGCCAAAGAGGCGGTGGATGCGCTCGGTGCACTCGGCGCCGCGGATGAAGGTCTTGTAGTTGGCGAAGGCCAAGTCGCGCGTCTGCTGCAGCAGCTGCGCTCGCTCCTCGGCCAGGCGGTCGGGCTCGCGCCGCAGCCGCTCCAGCCCCGAGCCGCTCAACTCCCTGAGGTAGCGGCCCACGTCGGGCCGCTCCCGCCACTGGGCCTCCGGGAAGCGGTCCCGGAACAGCGACGCCAGGAGCCCTTCATCCTCCACCTCCTCGAGAGCAGCCGCGGTGGCCGTCGCCGTGGCCGTAGTCGAGGGTGGGAGAGTCGCCGTCGCCGCCATCTTCTCAGCAGCAGCGTCACTTCCCCTCCCGCTCAACGAGGGCGCTGACTGCGTAGAACCCAAAGCAGCCGGGCGCACTTCCGGTCTCTATGGTTTCTCATCAAGCCCTCTTTCTTTCCACGATAGTCGTCCGGGTTACGGGGCGCTAACGTGGGGAACGACTGGAAAGCAGCTAGAGAGGCAGGCTTTGAGGTTGCCAAGGAGCGGCTGGCAGCTGATCTTCCGTTTCCGGTAACTGAGGCACGAGGATCCGGCGTTCCGACCCAGCGGGAAAATGCGGCCTCTGACTGAAGAGGAGACGCGAGTAATGTTTGAGAAGATAGCAAAATAGTAAGAGTGCGCGGGGCAGAGGAGGAAGTGTGTGGGTGGCGGGGAGGGGCGTGGGTGGAGCGGGGGGCGCGGTACCGGGACGAGTCCGGGCGCGGCCTCCAGTCCTCCTTTTGCTCTCAGCATCGGGGAGAATCTGCAGCTGCTGGTCGACAGGCCCGACGGCACCTACTGTTTCAGGCTGCACAACGACCGAGTCTACTACGTGAGGTGAGGCGGCGTGGGGCCGGGTAGGCAGCATGGAGCCGGGTGGGGGCCTGGGTCCCTCCAACCTCCCTCATCTGACACTGCctttttctttatcccttcagTGAGAAGATTTTGAAGTTGGCCGCCAACATCTCCGGTGACAAGCTGGTGTCGCTGGGGACGTGCTTCGGAAAATTCACGAAGACCCACAAGTTTCGGTTGCACATCACGGCTCTGGATTACCTCGCACCGTACGCCAAGGTTTGTGGGGTGGTGTCAGTCCGCCACTGGGGATGGAGGAAGTCTAGGCTGAGGGCCACATCAGAAGGCAGAATTGGGCACCTTTTCTGCGACGGAGTCCCTGACGGTGCTTAGGGTCAGTGCCAGCACCTGGAGATGTGTGTACATCTTGCTGCCTGGGCGTGGTCGGGGCTCAGGAGTAGGAGCCCTGTGTGGCCGCGTAGCGGTAGTTATCTCCAGCAGAAACTGAAAGGGCTATGCAGACCCAGCTCAAGACCGAAAAGCAAATAGGTGGCTGTGAAGAGGAGCGTAGTGGGGTACAGGAAAAGAACTGTTACACTGCCCATGGGAGAAGTTGATTGTAGAGTCGAGGTAAGAACCTCTTGGCAGGTCTCTTCAGGGGGTGAACATATTAAGGGAAGCatgattctttctctcttttctttaaaattcacgTTACAAGACAGACGAACCTCCCGGGTGAAATATAAAGCACGGGGCATATGGTCAGTAATATCTTAATAATCTTGTATGGAGACAGATAACACGACACAGATACAATAACCTTGTATCATTGTGATccttttgtaatgtatagaaatatcagaTCACTgcaactaacatagtattgtagaTTACTATACttcaactgaaaagaaaataaataaaataaccgaAAAAACTTAGttcataagggaaaaaaaaagaaagaaattaaccaTGGATCTAGCAGTTAGCCTATCTGCAGGGGTCTAACTATTTAGCATTTTTATGTCTCTTGGATTTAATTCTCTTTATTACAGTATAAAGTGTGGATAAAACCTGGAGCAGAGCAATCCTTCCTGTATGGGAACCATGTGCTGAAATCTGGACTTGGTCGAATCACTGAAAATACTTCTCAGTACCAGGGAGTCGTGGTTTACTCCATGGCAGACATCCCTTTGGTGAGTAGAGATGGTTGCTGTTAAAAAATCAAGTATCTTTTTATTAAAGATGGATGTATTTTCAGTCTGCGCCTGAAAGACTAAATTCTCAGCACCTTTTGAATTCTTCAAAGAACTGTATCTTTTCGTCTTTGTTGTTTCCAGACCTCAATACGTACTTATTGAATGACTTGAGTGAATCAGTGTCTCTTCTTTTGAATCCCAGGGTTTTGGGGTGGCAGCAAAGTCTACACAAGACTGCAGGAAAGTAGACCCCATGGCGATTGTGGTATTTCATCAAGCAGACATTGGGGAATATGTGCGGCATGAAGAGACATTGACTTAAAACGAAATCATCGCGAGGACTTATGGCTGTGTGGAAGGGCCTAGCTTTGTTTCCTGTGTCTGTGTAGGCTCCACcatcatgttgaattttgtcaacactGTGACCTCTTCAGGgactttttagtttaatgttCTATTATGGATTAATGCAGGCTGGATTCTTATTATGCAGAAATGGCTCAAAAACGGGGTTTCGGATCTTTGTGATTATGACTAACTAGAATgctgtgttttttatttgaatCAGAGGGCTTCTTGTTTTGAGTAACGGTTCTAAATTGTTGGAACTGAGGACAAGAATAGCATATTGTTGTTATCTGTGATAACACTGTTTTCCAAACACGTGATAAGAACGTAatgagttttcttatttattaatacTATGAAAGATAGATATTGCCATCAGGATAGTAGATCATGTGTGggattttacaaatgaaatttgGATAAAATAGTAAGAGCAGTTTATTCTGCCGATTTTCTTTACGGTAGGTGCTGTGTAGTGTGGAAAAAAAACTTGGATTCAAACACCAGTTCTCACATCTACCAGCTCTATGGCCTTAGATGAGTCATTAAACTTTAATAAGcttcatttccttctgtttcaaAAAGCAGCCCAGCCGTCTTCCTAAGAATAGTTTTTAGAAGTAGAAATCATGATcataaagcacctagcacagtgcctggcaaataagAGTGTTGAATAAATGGTAAGAATTATTTCTGTAATGTTAATACTGAGTATTTCTGTTACTAAGAGTAGGATCTTATGAACATAATTTTATTATCTTGGCTTTTACAAGCGGTTTTCTCGCTCTTTTTCTTGAATGGTATGATCCCAGGCTGAATGTTATTTTTATCACCTTGATTTCTAAAACAATTTCTCTTATaaatcttttggtttttttttttttttaattaaaaaattttttttattgtagtatagttgacgTAGAAtattgggttagtttcaggtgtacagcaaagtgattcatgtatacatatattcttacAAATCTTTAATTACCTGACTGGACAAAAAGCACTAATCAGAGACCCTGAAATAATAATTTAGCTCCTTCATCCTTCTCCCATgccttccaaaattatttttagaattactaaaatattttttagtgaaaaacatatcacagacaaaaaaaatttttaagtacctgtattgtaaagcaatttcttTAGTGCATATACTGCTTAATTTAAATTCCAAAGGTGACAtctctaaaaataaatcatttttcaaTTACAAAAAAGCACTCTACCTACTCCTGTTTTTGTATGCAACATAAACATATAAAACCCAGTTTTATATGTTTTAGTcccatttttttcaacttttctcccTTCCAAGGTTCTCTGTTAATTTCTAAATAGACATAGTGAAGGTTAAGGGGCTGCAGTACGATGGACAGTATTTTGATGGTAGCATTTAGTGTGTACTTTAGAAATAGTCAACGTCGAAAGCTTACACACTTTTATTTATTGCTATTTTGCCTGTGTAGATGAGCGCAATAGGCTACAACTGCCTAACAAGAAAAGTTTTTTCCCCGATAACTTTACAAAGATTTGAGAGAGCTTGTGCCCCAGAAGAAAAGAGCCAGGGGCACTGTAGTTGTTCGAGCTTAGCATCTTGGCTTCTTTGTGTCTGTAGTCATTGGGATGTTGAAGAGACGCTTCAAGAAATACAGCTGCAGGATCCCAGAAAGAATAATAACAAGGCTCTGGGCTGTCGACCACCAATTCACATAGTTATAGTTTGACTGGAGTAGGAAAGAGTCAGCCGTTTTTCTCATGCGAGCGAAGTTGTAGTATCGCCACATGTGAAAGATATTGTTCTGCAGCTTTCGTGTACTTTTCTGCAGGacagaaaatgaaatacagaaagtGTTCCTCCCTAACCTCATCTAGCCTCACCTGGGTACCCACCAGCACTAACCTAGTTCATCTGGAAGTTGAGTAACGTATGATTTTGTGATATGTAATAAGTTGGCTATTGGAGTTGTTGATAAATGGTAGTTTTGTTGTCTATGAAAAAATGGCCTggacttcagttttaaaaaaataatttttataatgaaaaacttCAGTGCTGAAACTAGAAAGTTCCTCCAGAGTATCTCTAGATTTAGACCATGTACTCAGCACATCATTGCCCTTCTGGGTGATGTCTTCTGTTCTTTGTATATGGTAAAAGATAAGGGCCTGCAAATTTTGATggaagggccagacagtaaatattctaggctttgcaggccatatagtCTCTTGCAACTACTAAGCTTTGCcactgtagcacaaaagcagccatagacaatatgtccAGTTAGCTGTCCCTCATTATCAGTGGGGAGCTGGATTCCAGGACCTGCAGAGGATGCTGAAGTCCCATAGTCGGCCCTCCGCATCtgcaggttctgcatctgcagatacagagggccaactgtaattgTCAAATGAGCATGGCCGTGTTCTAGTCAAACTTCACTTACGAAAACAGTCAATGAGCTTTTGTGCATCAAGGAGATTATCAAGAAAGTCAAGAGATAGCCaagagaatgggataaaatatttgcaaatcatatatctgataagagacttgtatccagaatatataaagaactcttagaactcaaccatcaaaagacaaataaccagattttaaaatgggcaaaggatttgaatagacatttctccaaaaataaatgaaaggccaAAAAACATATGCagagatgctcaatgtcattagggAGACACAACTCAAAAACCACAAGATACCACTTGTACCCACTAGGATtgctacagcaaaaaaaaaactataacatGTTGGcagggatatggagaaattgcaacactcatacactgctggtgggagtgtaaaatggtttAGCCACTGTGGAATATAGCAGTTCCTCACTGAAGGTAAAAAGTTACCACATGTGCCAGCAGAGTATACCGCTTATATATGTATAGAGATGAAagcatgttcacacaaaaatttgtagGCAAATGCTCACAGCAAAATTGTTTatgatagccaaaaagtggaaataactcaaGTCTACCAGCTGATAAATGTgctattttaagtatacaatagaatactcttcatccagaaaaaggaatgaagtactaatacatggtacaatgtggatgaaccttgaaaacatgctaaataaaataagccaaaGGCAAAAGTCCACATTGTATGATCCCATGTATATAAGTgtacagaacaggcaaatctatataaacaaagtagattagtgaGGGATTACCCAGGGCTGAGGGGCATGGGCAACACAGAGTGACTAATAGGTCTgcagtttctttttggggtgatgaaactattctggaattagatgctGGTAATGGTTGCAGGACCTTGTAaaccactaaactgtacacttaaaagtggtgaATTGTatctaagttaaaaaaacaaacaggcagtgggccagatttggcctgtgaaCCGTTATTTGCCAATTCCTGGTATAAAACAAGTGAGGAATTTCAAGAGCTCCAAGTCACAAAATTAATTAAAGGCTTCAAATCCCTTTGCCTGTTTGTTTTCTACCCAGATGAGCCCTCACTCAGATGATATTACTCCCATAATTCTAATCTTTCTTCCAAATTTAAAGTCAGTTTCTCTCCCACAAAACAATTACCTCAATTGCATCCAAAGTATCAttcagttgttttctttctttcttctctttgtggTCCATCTCAGGCCCCTCATAGAAGACTCCAAAATTGAGGTATACTTGCACAGAACCAAAGCGATTTTGCTGATTTTTTACACAAAGCTGATAAAAACCTGTAGGAATCCCTAGATCATTACCAAGTCTtggtctcccaccctcccaccctctagATTTCCCTGGAGATAACTGTTCTCCAATGTTAAATGTGCTACTATAGCACCTTCTTTTTACTTAGGAAGTACAAAATCCAGTTTTTGATGTGGTAGATACTGATCTTACCTGAAACttattttactaaatattatttataatattgttttgCCAAATATTAGTAGCTTTAGCTCTGTGTTGgatagaaaatgttttttttcctctttttcaacGTATAATTGCCACATCTCTTAAGGAATTTCTGATTAAAAGCATATTAAGAGCATAGTGTTTGCTTCTTGCATACCATTAGAGCTGGGATATCATCTTGAATTTGAAAGTAGGGAAAAAATGTATGCTTTGTGAATGAAAGAAGCTATCCTACTGGAGTAACTTCCTGCAAGGTGGTCTGTACGGGGGCTGATGGTTGGGGTATGTATTGGTGCTTGTTCTCAACTGGGGTCACCTCCCCGCGTGTGGTGATGGGGGAGGAGTGAGGAGGAGCAGGGTTGGAAAGGTGTGGCAGTGTATTTGATTGTCAAAAGGACTGGAAGGCACTACTGGCATGTCACGTAGGGGCCAAAGATGCTGCATAAGGATGCTGACTATCCTGTGCCACGCAGTGAAGGGTTCTCTTATGTCCCTGTTGAGAAATAGTCCTTTTTTTGTGCACCTGGCTGGTAGAGAGGACAGTTCAAACTGACTGGTGCCGTCCCGGGTGAGGACAGTCTCGATCTGGCTGTAGGAATTTTCTGGTGACTGGAGAAGTGCTTTGTTGTAGAATGTGGATATTTTTCATGGCCGTGCATTTCCTTGTGTTCTGCTTTTTGGTAACTGGCTCAAGTGTTTTGATGACTGGAAAGAAATACTATCccctaataaatttattaattggaattctgtTTCATAAATGGGTCTGCCTGTTTTGATCACTTTCCAATAATCTGGTTCATTGGAGATGATAAGATAAAATCGAGCTTCTGGACCCTGGAGTATTAGTCACCTGGAGACTGCTTCCAAACTGCCAGTGGACCGCTGATTAATGTCCTTGGCCATTGGCAGTCTCCAGGAAATCTGGTTTTTGGTGTTGAAGGCTaatctttttcttactgtttcaCCATCCATATGTGAAAAAGCCAGAGCTTTTACATCTCAAGTACTTAATTAATTTCAATATTTCCTCATTATTTTCCCAATTTCAAAGAaacatatgattattttaatagcCGTGATGATGAAAACAGACCTGTCTCTTGGGTAGAGAAGTTAATCTGGCCCCGAACATTCTTAGAGGTGTCTATAAGGAAACCCTGTGGGGTATGTGCAGTGGCAGCAACATGCCGGTCATGTGACATTCCCAGTGTCCGCTGAACCTGCGGAGACACATTAAAGAGGGAGAAAAGCTCCTGCTGCATCATCAGGAAGCTAGCTGAACGGTAAGATTGACATCCAGTGACCATcagcacagtggttctcaatcagggATGGTACTGCCCAACCCCCACTTTGAATTTGGGCTGAGACGTTGCCCTGGTGTTGTGAGTAGGGGAAGGGGGGCGGGGACAGCAATGCTGAACATCCTGCTGTGTTAGAAATAGTAAGCAGGGCAAAGAAATGACCCAAATGCCAATAGCACCCCTGGTAAGAAAACATGTCTCAGACCATGCAGCTGACATGTTGGTATGTATGAATCTGGCTGTAGAGTTCTTGGCTGAACTCACTTGGTTTTGACCTCCCAGGTGGTATACCAGATTTGGGCTTATTTGATGCTtgacagtaaataaataaggcattCAATAGGTACTTGCCTCCAAGCTGCGTCTTGATAAGCCCAGGCTACAGTGACCTGACTAGTAGCTACTATTCTATTATAAATTCAGAGATAAGAAaaatctctggggcttccctggtggcgcagtggttgcgagtccgcctgccgatgcaggggacacgggttcgtgccccggtccgggaagatcccacatgccgcgaagaggctgggcccgtgagccatggccgctgcgcctgcgcgtccggagcctgtgcctcgcaaagggagaggccacaacagtgagaggcccgcgtaccgcaaaaaaaaaaaaaatctctgataggttaatttaaaataaattgtaagtTACATTGGAGTAGAATAAGATCAACATAGTCTTTTACTCTGTAAACAAAATTTAGGAAGTTAATAGGTTTCTAAGataaagaacaaaggaaatgaaCAGCTTCTAAGTTTTCTGTTGAGCAGACCATCCTTGGGCACAGCATGGATTATAGTACTTGGCCTGTGAACAGGCAACTTGAAAACATTTACCTTCCTAAAAGGAATAGGTCTGTCTGACTGCATAGAGAAGGCTTGAGTTACTGATTCTCCAATTTGCTGGAATTACCCCTAAAGGCAAGAGAGTAAATGTTGCTCCCCCAACCGCATAAACTGAAGCGTCTTTGAAATCTCTGGGTTTGTCTCCAAAGTTCATGTGACTTTTCATTCAACTTGGTGCCATATCCatattatgttaatattttaaaaatggattcttTCCCCTCCCATCTCTAAACTCGAGTAAGTGTGATGATTACCTCTCCAGGAAGAGGCACCCGGTTTGTCCCATGACTTTGAGCACATTTCCACAGCCCGCAATTTGAGAAGCTAAGCCATATGTTTTGGTGATTATTCATCCATCAAGAGTTTCCATTTAACTGCAGGTCTGTTTCATGAACAGGTGGGGAGTCACAGCATAATAAAGACTAGAACCTTCTGTTCATTTAAAACCTGGCCCCCTTtacaaaaggaaatgaacaaacaagaaaaacaagtcCCCAGTATGACCAAGTACCCACCTCATAACTGAAATAGAAGTATCCAGTTTGGTGGGCAAATTGCCAAAAGCATTCTGTGCCTCCTGGAGGGATCATGACGGCAAAGTCATATCGATACGCACCACGGAAGAGGGGCTGCTCCCCAGAGCCACTAAGAGGTTCTGTCTTCTGGCTCCTTGCAGAGCTCCCTAGGTTCAGAACCACCAGTCCAACCCCAAAGAGCAAGGAGAACATGCTGCTCTCTGGAGACTGCTCTAACTGCTTGCAGTAGCCCAGTGGAACCAAGCAGTTTAGACAACTGCTGGGATAATCATTAACTCTGCAAGTCACACATAGGCCAGTCTCAGGGCCACACATAGATATTCCAGAATAGAACTGGCATGGTACCCCACGTTTGGCTCACAGGAAGGAATTTTGCTTTCACCTCAAAAACTCAGTGGCTTACCAGACCTACTTCACGGGTGCTAGGTAGAATCTATTACTTCAGAAGAGAGATTTCCACCCCTCCTCTGGGCCGTCATTTTTCAGTTCCTGCCTCTTGGGGGTAAACATTAGGCAGATTTATTTACAACCA contains:
- the LOC131749704 gene encoding 60S ribosome subunit biogenesis protein NIP7 homolog isoform X2; its protein translation is MRPLTEEETRVMFEKIAKYIGENLQLLVDRPDGTYCFRLHNDRVYYVSEKILKLAANISGDKLVSLGTCFGKFTKTHKFRLHITALDYLAPYAKYKVWIKPGAEQSFLYGNHVLKSGLGRITENTSQYQGVVVYSMADIPLTSIRTY
- the TMED6 gene encoding transmembrane emp24 domain-containing protein 6 — translated: MCGPETGLCVTCRVNDYPSSCLNCLVPLGYCKQLEQSPESSMFSLLFGVGLVVLNLGSSARSQKTEPLSGSGEQPLFRGAYRYDFAVMIPPGGTECFWQFAHQTGYFYFSYEVQRTLGMSHDRHVAATAHTPQGFLIDTSKNVRGQINFSTQETGFYQLCVKNQQNRFGSVQVYLNFGVFYEGPEMDHKEKKERKQLNDTLDAIEKSTRKLQNNIFHMWRYYNFARMRKTADSFLLQSNYNYVNWWSTAQSLVIILSGILQLYFLKRLFNIPMTTDTKKPRC
- the LOC131749704 gene encoding 60S ribosome subunit biogenesis protein NIP7 homolog isoform X1, giving the protein MRPLTEEETRVMFEKIAKYIGENLQLLVDRPDGTYCFRLHNDRVYYVSEKILKLAANISGDKLVSLGTCFGKFTKTHKFRLHITALDYLAPYAKYKVWIKPGAEQSFLYGNHVLKSGLGRITENTSQYQGVVVYSMADIPLGFGVAAKSTQDCRKVDPMAIVVFHQADIGEYVRHEETLT